Proteins from a genomic interval of Planctomycetota bacterium:
- a CDS encoding DUF362 domain-containing protein — protein MTWHLTRRTFLRGAGAAACGAAASLGNESRAEEPQAERMRARPHPQAEAWKNRIGLAEKPADPGAGVQTAIEKLCGPDGVRTFVRKGDLVVIKPNMSWAQPPEMGANVHPDIVARVVTLCREAGARQVKVFDNAVGTASQCYEFSGVESAARRAGAEVVVCASHRFRTVQFDDPRVKNLKEWLIYEDALAADVFINIAVAKVHNLAHVTLCMKNLMGTQGGNRGKMHQGIHQNLADLNVVVRPTFNILDATRVMISNGPSGGRAEYVVPGGRILCGTSAVTVDAWAADPSNLPWPKGHHDLAAVECIALGAAAGLGVADPSRIEVAA, from the coding sequence ATGACGTGGCACCTGACACGGCGGACATTTCTGCGGGGCGCGGGCGCGGCCGCATGCGGGGCGGCGGCCTCTCTCGGCAACGAAAGCCGCGCGGAAGAACCGCAGGCCGAAAGGATGCGGGCCCGGCCTCATCCGCAGGCCGAAGCCTGGAAAAATCGCATCGGCCTTGCCGAGAAGCCGGCCGACCCGGGCGCCGGCGTCCAGACGGCCATCGAGAAGTTGTGCGGGCCGGACGGCGTGCGCACGTTCGTCCGGAAGGGCGACCTCGTGGTCATCAAGCCGAACATGTCGTGGGCCCAGCCGCCCGAGATGGGCGCCAACGTCCACCCGGACATCGTCGCGCGGGTCGTCACCCTGTGCCGCGAGGCCGGCGCTCGGCAGGTGAAGGTCTTCGACAACGCGGTGGGGACGGCTTCGCAGTGCTACGAGTTCAGCGGCGTCGAGTCGGCGGCGCGGCGCGCCGGGGCCGAGGTCGTCGTCTGCGCCAGCCACCGCTTCCGCACCGTGCAGTTCGACGACCCGCGCGTGAAGAACCTGAAGGAATGGCTGATCTACGAGGACGCGCTGGCGGCCGACGTGTTCATCAACATCGCCGTCGCCAAGGTCCACAACCTGGCGCACGTGACGCTCTGCATGAAGAACCTGATGGGAACCCAGGGCGGGAACCGCGGAAAAATGCACCAGGGCATTCATCAGAACCTGGCGGACTTGAACGTCGTCGTCCGGCCGACGTTCAACATCCTCGACGCCACGCGCGTCATGATTTCGAACGGGCCCAGCGGCGGGCGCGCCGAATACGTCGTCCCGGGCGGCAGGATTCTGTGCGGCACAAGTGCGGTGACGGTCGACGCCTGGGCCGCCGACCCGTCGAACCTGCCCTGGCCGAAGGGGCATCACGACCTCGCGGCCGTCGAGTGCATCGCCCTCGGGGCGGCGGCGGGATTGGGCGTGGCCGACCCGAGCCGCATTGAGGTGGCGGCGTAA
- a CDS encoding response regulator has product MANETAGKYKILVVDDDADILSTMVLSLGELGQTILTAGDGQQALDTIEAEKPDIVVLDIMLPKRGGFLILQRIKGKREMKGKRPLVCMVTGTGGQRHQQFSEQLGVDDYLAKPFPLDNLVEIVRGFIEALDAGVEDAR; this is encoded by the coding sequence ATGGCGAACGAAACAGCCGGCAAGTACAAGATCCTCGTCGTTGACGACGATGCGGATATCCTCAGCACAATGGTCCTGTCGCTGGGGGAACTGGGGCAGACGATTCTGACGGCCGGCGACGGCCAGCAGGCGCTCGACACGATCGAGGCCGAAAAGCCCGACATCGTCGTCCTCGACATCATGCTGCCGAAGCGCGGCGGCTTCCTCATCCTCCAGCGGATCAAAGGCAAACGCGAGATGAAGGGCAAGCGGCCTCTCGTCTGCATGGTGACCGGCACAGGCGGTCAGCGGCACCAGCAGTTCTCCGAGCAACTCGGCGTGGACGATTATCTGGCCAAACCGTTCCCCCTCGACAACCTGGTCGAGATCGTCCGCGGATTCATCGAAGCCCTGGACGCGGGAGTCGAGGACGCCAGATAG